In the Aggregicoccus sp. 17bor-14 genome, CTCGAGCAGGCGGCGCAGCTTGCTCGCGCTGTCGCCCCACCAGTAGTCGTGGTTGCCGCGCACCAGCACCTTGCGGCCGGGGCGGGAGTCGAGCCACTTGAGGTCGTCGAGCACCTCGGTAGCGCGGGTGGCCCAGGAGATGTCGCCCGCGACGATGACCACGTCGTCGGGGCGCACCTTCTCGTCCCATGCGCGCTGCAGGGGCAGGGGATGCTCGTCCCAGCCGAAGCGGTGCATGTCCTTGTTGCGCGTGGAGGGAAGGTGCGTGTCGCCGATTGCGAAGAGGCGCATGCACCTCCTCTACCTCATACGCGCCCGCTGCCAACCTTCATGTTCGCTCCCAGTGAGGGCAGGTGAGGGACGAGTGCCTTGCTCAGTCCGACGAGCGGCGCGGAAACCGGGCCATGAAGCGCCGGTCGATGCGGTCCTTGAGGCGCAGCAGCACGCGTCCCTCCGCAGCCCAGCCCCGCCAGGCTCCCAGCGCCGTACCGTCGCCGGCGTTCAGCAGCGCGAGGTAGCCCGACTGCGCGCGGTAGCGCCGCAGCACCTCGGTGCCCGTGAGCCGCGCGCTCACGTTGTGAATCAGCACGGGCGCCTCGCGCACCGCGTACACGCCGGCCCGCGGCACATGCTGGCCACTGACGAAGCCCGCGCAGTCACCCGCGGCGAACAGCCCCGGATGCGAGGTGCTCTCCAACGTGTCGTGCACGGCGAGATAGCCCTGCGCATCGAGCGCCGCCCCGCAGCTCGCGAGCAGCGGATGCGGCCGCGGCCCCGTGGCCCAGACGCACGTCGCGAAGGGCAGAGTGCGTCCGGAGCCGAGCCGCGCCCGCTGCAGTCCTTCCTCTCCCGGCTCCAGCGCGGCGACGCTCTCTCCCGCATGCACGGCGATGCCGCGGCGAGCGAGCACGCGGGCCGCGAGCCGCTGGGCCCGTGCGGACTGCTCGGGCAGTGCGCACGGGCCGCGCTCCACCAGGGCCGTGGGCACCTGCGCCCGCGCCTGCAGGCACAGCGCGAGCTCCACGCCCGCAGCCCCCGCACCCACCACGAGCAGGGGGCCTGCGGACAACCTGCGCAGCCTCGTGAGCGCCCCAGCGAGCGGCTTGAGGGGCACGGCGAGCGCGTGAACT is a window encoding:
- a CDS encoding FAD-dependent oxidoreductase, coding for MKRLVLLGPGHPHLLLLAHLARARPSGVEVVLVSQGPAQLYSGMLSGCLAGMYPPAALQVDLPALARAAGARLEQSGAQGLEASARRVRLGDGRVLDYDVASVDVGSAPAHDEVPGVHALAVPLKPLAGALTRLRRLSAGPLLVVGAGAAGVELALCLQARAQVPTALVERGPCALPEQSARAQRLAARVLARRGIAVHAGESVAALEPGEEGLQRARLGSGRTLPFATCVWATGPRPHPLLASCGAALDAQGYLAVHDTLESTSHPGLFAAGDCAGFVSGQHVPRAGVYAVREAPVLIHNVSARLTGTEVLRRYRAQSGYLALLNAGDGTALGAWRGWAAEGRVLLRLKDRIDRRFMARFPRRSSD